A single window of Acidobacteriota bacterium DNA harbors:
- a CDS encoding alpha/beta fold hydrolase, with protein MERFLVDGPARAPLTLVLAHGAGAPMDSPFMNAVAAGIAKNGFRVLRFEFPYMRARRDEGRKKPPDRGPVLEQAWRDAIGEAAGKKGPASVAIGGKSMGGRIASMVADEAGVAGLVCLGYPFHPPGQPEKLRVAHLEGLETPTLIVQGERDAFGTRDEVSRYPLSKKIRILFLPDGDHSFKPRAASGRTEKQNLDEAVALVSGFLGSLRSA; from the coding sequence GTGGAGCGCTTTCTCGTCGACGGCCCCGCGCGCGCGCCGCTCACGCTCGTCCTCGCGCACGGCGCGGGGGCGCCGATGGACTCTCCGTTCATGAACGCGGTCGCGGCCGGCATCGCAAAGAACGGCTTTCGAGTCCTGCGATTCGAGTTCCCCTACATGCGCGCCCGGCGTGACGAAGGGCGGAAGAAGCCGCCGGACCGCGGACCGGTCCTCGAGCAGGCGTGGCGCGACGCGATCGGCGAGGCGGCCGGGAAGAAGGGGCCGGCCTCCGTCGCGATCGGAGGCAAGTCGATGGGCGGGCGGATCGCGAGCATGGTGGCCGACGAAGCGGGCGTGGCCGGTCTCGTCTGCCTCGGGTACCCGTTCCACCCGCCGGGACAGCCGGAAAAGCTCCGCGTCGCGCACCTCGAAGGGCTCGAAACCCCGACGCTGATCGTCCAGGGAGAACGCGACGCCTTCGGAACCAGGGACGAAGTCTCCCGCTATCCACTTTCAAAGAAGATCCGAATTCTCTTCCTCCCGGACGGAGACCACTCGTTCAAGCCGCGCGCGGCGTCCGGGCGGACCGAGAAGCAGAACCTGGACGAGGCGGTCGCCCTCGTCAGCGGATTTCTCGGGTCTCTCCGATCCGCATGA
- a CDS encoding MBL fold metallo-hydrolase, producing MRFRNPKGSPSQTAGLSDFVPFFLRRALDRPPAVPAGQVVPAGEARAMLAAAGPESLTWLGHACFLIRTGGFTILTDPFLSDYASPIAGLGPKRYVPPGLSIDDLPEIDAIVISHNHYDHLDERSVREISLKVKRGGNGAPPPSCLRGSVRSSRRGGTRMSASWDGARAPF from the coding sequence GTGCGTTTTCGGAACCCCAAGGGCAGCCCGAGCCAGACGGCCGGCCTCTCCGACTTCGTTCCGTTCTTCCTCCGCCGCGCGTTGGACCGGCCGCCGGCGGTGCCCGCGGGCCAAGTCGTCCCGGCCGGCGAGGCCAGGGCGATGCTGGCCGCCGCAGGTCCCGAAAGCCTCACGTGGCTCGGCCACGCGTGCTTCCTCATCCGAACAGGCGGCTTCACGATCCTCACGGACCCGTTTCTGTCCGACTACGCGAGCCCGATCGCCGGCCTCGGCCCGAAGCGCTACGTCCCGCCCGGCCTTTCAATCGACGACCTCCCCGAAATCGACGCGATCGTGATCTCCCACAACCACTACGACCACCTCGACGAGAGGTCCGTAAGAGAGATTTCTTTGAAGGTGAAGAGGGGGGGCAATGGAGCGCCGCCGCCGTCGTGCCTTCGGGGCTCGGTTCGTTCTTCTCGTCGCGGGGGTACTCGGATGTCCGCGAGCTGGGATGGGGCTCGGGCACCCTTCTAA
- a CDS encoding sulfite exporter TauE/SafE family protein has product MTAATLALLFGSAVGAGIMNALAGGGTLLTFPALLLAGVPAIRANATSTVALVPGAAASLAGYRREVGAHSRWLTTLLIPSLLGGAIGSVLLLMTPEKIFERLAPWLVLFATLLFFFQILWARRRPEAHAPEPSSWALASVAQFFAAIYGGYFGAGVGIVMLVILGGLGLTDIHAMNGLKNFFGICINSVAALYFIVRGAVDWPLALLMTAGAILGGFVGANFARRIGKDKARVAVVAIGLGITIVLFLQRH; this is encoded by the coding sequence ATGACCGCGGCGACGCTCGCGCTCCTCTTCGGCTCGGCCGTGGGAGCCGGGATCATGAACGCGCTCGCTGGCGGCGGGACGCTCCTCACCTTTCCGGCCCTCCTCCTCGCGGGCGTGCCTGCGATCCGCGCCAACGCGACGTCGACCGTCGCGCTCGTGCCCGGCGCCGCCGCGAGCCTCGCCGGATACCGCCGCGAGGTGGGCGCGCACTCGCGCTGGCTCACGACGCTCCTCATTCCGAGCCTCCTCGGAGGCGCGATCGGCTCCGTGCTCCTCCTCATGACCCCGGAGAAGATCTTCGAGCGTCTCGCCCCGTGGCTCGTTCTGTTCGCGACGCTCCTCTTCTTCTTCCAGATCCTGTGGGCGCGCCGCCGCCCCGAGGCGCACGCGCCGGAGCCGTCCTCGTGGGCGCTCGCGTCGGTCGCCCAGTTCTTCGCGGCGATCTACGGCGGGTACTTCGGAGCAGGAGTCGGGATCGTCATGCTCGTGATCCTCGGGGGGCTCGGCCTCACGGACATCCACGCGATGAACGGGCTCAAGAACTTCTTCGGGATCTGCATCAACAGCGTCGCGGCGCTGTACTTCATCGTCCGCGGCGCCGTGGACTGGCCGCTCGCCCTGCTCATGACGGCGGGAGCGATCCTCGGCGGGTTCGTCGGCGCGAACTTTGCACGCCGGATCGGCAAGGACAAGGCCCGCGTCGCGGTCGTCGCGATCGGGCTCGGGATCACGATCGTCCTCTTCCTTCAACGCCACTGA
- a CDS encoding OsmC family protein — MPARTASAVWTGDLKSGKGTMKFGGGAWEGAYSFQSRFEEGAGTNPEELAAAAHAGCFSMAFSNELSKAGFVPTRVATTAKVHLEKGDAGFSITRIDLACEAQVPGIDDAKFQEVGAAAKKGCPISKLFTGAQINLDAKLV, encoded by the coding sequence ATGCCGGCACGCACTGCCAGCGCCGTCTGGACCGGAGACCTCAAGAGCGGAAAAGGCACGATGAAATTCGGGGGCGGCGCCTGGGAAGGCGCCTACTCGTTCCAGTCGCGCTTCGAGGAGGGCGCGGGCACGAACCCGGAAGAGCTCGCGGCCGCCGCCCACGCGGGCTGCTTCTCGATGGCCTTCTCGAACGAGCTTTCCAAGGCGGGCTTCGTCCCGACGCGCGTCGCGACGACCGCAAAGGTCCACCTCGAGAAGGGCGACGCGGGCTTCTCGATCACCCGCATCGACCTCGCCTGTGAGGCGCAGGTGCCCGGGATCGACGACGCGAAGTTCCAGGAAGTCGGGGCGGCGGCCAAGAAGGGCTGCCCGATCTCGAAACTCTTCACGGGGGCCCAGATCAACCTGGACGCGAAGCTCGTCTAG
- a CDS encoding DUF1579 domain-containing protein: MMKPRRSILTFKEIVLLCLSLLVLPSALADDKAAAAAKPAAAMSQDDMMKAWMAFATPGAPHKALEMTVGSWDVKTKMWMAPGAPPQETAGTSENKMILGGRYLEQRYEGTMMGQPFSGIGVTGFDNYKKKFVSTWIDSMGTGIMSMAGTADKTGKVITSWGTMDDPAEKRTMKAKTVVTIVDADHHTYESWHALADGKMTKDLEIHYTRKK; encoded by the coding sequence ATGATGAAACCGCGCCGCAGCATTCTTACTTTCAAAGAAATCGTTCTTCTTTGTCTTTCTCTCCTCGTTCTTCCGTCGGCGCTAGCCGACGACAAGGCCGCGGCGGCGGCGAAGCCCGCCGCCGCCATGAGCCAGGACGACATGATGAAAGCCTGGATGGCGTTCGCCACGCCGGGCGCGCCGCACAAGGCGCTCGAGATGACGGTCGGGTCGTGGGACGTGAAGACGAAGATGTGGATGGCGCCCGGAGCGCCGCCTCAGGAAACCGCCGGCACGTCGGAAAACAAGATGATCCTCGGCGGGCGTTACCTCGAGCAGCGCTACGAGGGCACGATGATGGGTCAGCCCTTCAGCGGGATCGGCGTCACCGGCTTCGACAACTACAAGAAGAAGTTCGTTTCCACGTGGATCGACTCGATGGGAACCGGGATCATGTCGATGGCCGGCACGGCCGACAAGACGGGGAAGGTCATCACGTCGTGGGGAACGATGGACGACCCCGCCGAAAAGCGGACCATGAAGGCCAAGACTGTCGTGACGATCGTCGATGCCGACCACCACACGTACGAGTCGTGGCACGCGCTGGCCGACGGGAAGATGACGAAGGACCTCGAGATCCACTACACCCGCAAGAAGTAG
- the ligD gene encoding non-homologous end-joining DNA ligase: MPLEEYRKKRRFDVTPEPAGARAPRKSGKGLAYVVQKHRATALHYDFRLEWNGVLLSWAIPKGPALDPAVKRMASHVEDHPLEYAAFEGIIPAAEYGGGTVMVWDRGTWTPESPDVDAALKKGDLKFTLHGEKLKGSWVLVRTKGWGGSSKPSWLLIKHRDDFASDEDVAETRPRSVVSNRLLTQIAIDEGGDVEKASTGDPVAEVEKLLKNPKLLQRKQKDAPAVWHSRPRTSAVARPSSPSKKSSSSFPVPVSNPDKVFWPEEGWTKGDLVAFYAGVFDKLRPWVDERPLSLERCPDGLSGECFYQKEKPGSMPPGTPTVVVRHGKDRKVTNTVVGGKLETQLALANLGCIATHVWGSRADELDKPDWVCFDLDPDSGLITDAVGAALKVKQALDALELVSYVKTSGGKGLHVFVPIVRGPDTEAVTWFAKTLGTRLAAAWPKDLTMEMRIAARKGRVFLDSFRNAFGQTVVSPYSVRRRPHAPVSTPLSWGEVVPSLRAEDFTLGNFAARLKKRDPWADFFRRRQALEPALEALRSL, from the coding sequence ATGCCCCTCGAGGAATACCGGAAGAAGCGCCGCTTCGACGTCACGCCCGAGCCTGCCGGCGCGAGAGCGCCGAGAAAGAGTGGCAAGGGCCTCGCCTACGTCGTCCAGAAGCACAGGGCGACCGCCCTCCACTACGACTTCCGGCTGGAATGGAACGGCGTCCTCCTCTCGTGGGCGATCCCGAAGGGCCCGGCCCTCGATCCCGCCGTCAAGCGGATGGCGTCTCACGTCGAGGACCACCCGCTCGAGTACGCGGCGTTCGAGGGAATCATCCCGGCCGCGGAGTACGGCGGCGGAACGGTGATGGTCTGGGACCGCGGCACGTGGACGCCGGAGTCGCCCGACGTGGACGCGGCGCTCAAGAAGGGAGACCTGAAGTTCACGCTGCACGGCGAGAAGCTGAAGGGCTCCTGGGTCCTCGTCCGGACGAAGGGCTGGGGCGGCTCTTCGAAGCCGTCCTGGCTCCTGATCAAGCACCGTGACGACTTCGCCTCGGACGAGGACGTCGCCGAGACGCGCCCGCGCTCGGTCGTCTCGAACCGGCTCCTGACCCAGATCGCCATCGACGAGGGAGGCGACGTCGAGAAGGCCTCGACGGGCGACCCCGTCGCCGAGGTCGAGAAGCTCCTGAAGAACCCGAAGCTCCTCCAGCGAAAGCAAAAGGACGCCCCCGCGGTATGGCACTCCCGGCCGCGCACATCCGCAGTGGCCCGCCCTTCTTCACCTTCAAAGAAATCTTCTTCTTCGTTCCCCGTCCCCGTCTCCAACCCGGACAAGGTCTTCTGGCCCGAAGAGGGCTGGACGAAGGGCGACCTCGTCGCCTTCTACGCGGGCGTCTTCGACAAGCTTCGCCCGTGGGTCGACGAGCGGCCGCTCTCGCTCGAGCGCTGCCCGGACGGCCTTTCGGGCGAATGCTTCTACCAGAAGGAAAAGCCCGGCAGCATGCCCCCCGGCACGCCGACCGTCGTCGTGCGCCACGGCAAGGACCGCAAGGTGACGAACACGGTCGTGGGCGGGAAGCTGGAGACGCAGCTCGCGCTCGCGAACCTCGGCTGCATCGCCACCCACGTCTGGGGCAGCCGCGCCGACGAGCTCGACAAGCCCGACTGGGTCTGCTTCGACCTCGACCCGGACTCGGGCCTCATCACCGATGCCGTGGGCGCGGCTCTCAAGGTGAAGCAGGCGCTCGACGCCCTCGAGCTCGTTTCGTACGTGAAGACTTCCGGCGGAAAGGGGCTCCACGTCTTCGTGCCGATCGTCCGCGGACCGGACACCGAGGCCGTCACCTGGTTCGCGAAGACGCTCGGAACGCGCCTCGCGGCAGCCTGGCCGAAGGACCTCACGATGGAGATGCGGATCGCGGCGAGAAAAGGGCGCGTCTTCCTCGATTCCTTCCGGAACGCGTTCGGGCAGACCGTGGTGTCGCCCTACTCGGTACGACGGCGCCCGCACGCTCCGGTTTCGACGCCGCTCTCGTGGGGCGAGGTCGTGCCGTCGCTGCGGGCCGAGGACTTCACGCTCGGGAACTTCGCGGCGCGCCTGAAGAAGCGCGACCCGTGGGCCGACTTCTTCAGGCGCCGCCAGGCGCTCGAGCCCGCGCTCGAGGCCCTCCGGAGTCTCTGA
- a CDS encoding DUF4388 domain-containing protein translates to MDDTQQPVDPDVKEALLELQRYLSDSLAPLMVAESINLLLDHPATLTATEVQAWTIAQFRGRSQNVAISDYLYHAVEKLHAMGQFDLVPRDPLRRYLQDLSQQLLVFCPPADRDLLRQNLGRLGQAESVLSAPVEMLRRQGTTTGAPTVTRPVSGEHGVALTANTVSDLRHLSMLLERLGPLDALPPAGNYGAAGRGEAGPFGAAAGAAAAPAPAGTSPPAAPFGAMVQSPREALVSQILAVAAMAARSDGELGQALERLRAAGVDVPSGDVIRTLGRSIPPWPLSLPSEPVEEALASARASATQAIRRVVTLPKDQEEVGKRFHEMVAAAVEQLNQGSLTRASRMFDVAEKLIVENKVSPLSLETTRKKAQDSVDLERVRSLGEDARNQQPLARILSFFPGFSVGTLIQELHVEEKRERRRLLLSLLEIYGPEARAAALEVLRQLAAVGTPEQDWHFKRNLLYLLRKTPRPADQTPDAEMDAVIPFADPSLPPPIVKEAIAGLAAIKHERSEAVLVTLVQGLETMLAKKGDAPFDEAELQPLLDRAVAALARFGSPTARRVVVEHGLKRKSGLGDVGARLAELATQDLTDDPELVSLLLKSARAEMPFKVFGLTLKKREDRLSPIVEALSGTPAPGVRKVFEEIVEKHADTPAARAASRALAAFDAPKAAEEGQASLMGDLAIFELPALLQSLASTEVTGALSLRDVGGGVVGKFLLESGKIRSAEAFGLKGDDACFQLFERPTGGTFSFVRQPALPPLREGESLREVVSILLEGMRRYDDFQRFSALVPDDLVLAPTGTKPSTEPEEADGALQKAVWTKASGGATPKAIESAVAADSYRIRRLLVRWVEEGSLKAA, encoded by the coding sequence ATGGACGACACCCAGCAGCCTGTCGACCCGGACGTAAAGGAAGCCCTCCTCGAGCTTCAGCGTTACCTGTCCGACAGCCTCGCGCCGCTCATGGTGGCCGAGTCGATCAACCTGCTCCTTGACCACCCCGCCACGCTCACCGCGACCGAGGTGCAGGCCTGGACGATCGCGCAGTTCCGCGGCCGCAGCCAGAACGTCGCGATTTCCGATTACCTCTACCACGCCGTCGAGAAGCTTCACGCGATGGGCCAGTTCGACCTTGTCCCGCGCGATCCGCTGCGCCGGTACCTTCAGGACCTCTCCCAGCAGCTTCTCGTGTTCTGCCCTCCGGCCGACCGGGACCTGCTCCGGCAGAACCTGGGCCGGCTCGGCCAGGCGGAGAGCGTCCTCTCGGCGCCGGTCGAAATGCTGCGCCGGCAGGGAACGACAACGGGAGCTCCCACCGTCACACGCCCGGTATCGGGCGAGCACGGCGTTGCGCTGACCGCCAACACCGTTTCCGACCTCCGGCACCTCTCGATGCTGCTCGAGCGCCTCGGCCCCCTCGATGCGCTGCCTCCGGCCGGAAACTACGGCGCCGCCGGCAGGGGAGAGGCGGGCCCCTTCGGAGCCGCAGCCGGCGCCGCCGCAGCGCCGGCCCCGGCGGGCACGTCGCCCCCGGCCGCTCCGTTCGGCGCGATGGTCCAGTCCCCGCGCGAGGCTCTGGTCTCCCAGATCCTCGCCGTGGCCGCGATGGCGGCGCGCTCGGACGGAGAGCTGGGCCAGGCCCTCGAGCGCCTCCGCGCCGCCGGAGTGGACGTTCCGTCCGGCGACGTCATCCGGACTCTCGGGCGCTCGATCCCGCCGTGGCCGCTGTCCCTGCCGTCCGAGCCCGTCGAGGAGGCCCTGGCGTCCGCCCGCGCGTCCGCCACGCAAGCCATTCGCCGCGTCGTCACCCTCCCCAAGGACCAGGAGGAAGTTGGAAAGCGCTTCCACGAGATGGTGGCGGCGGCGGTCGAGCAGCTGAACCAGGGCTCGCTGACGCGGGCCTCGCGGATGTTCGACGTCGCCGAGAAGCTCATCGTCGAGAACAAGGTCAGCCCGCTCTCGCTCGAGACCACGCGGAAGAAGGCGCAGGATTCGGTGGACCTCGAGCGTGTTCGCAGCCTCGGCGAGGACGCGCGGAACCAGCAGCCTCTCGCGCGCATCCTCTCGTTCTTCCCGGGGTTTTCGGTCGGCACGCTCATCCAGGAGCTGCATGTCGAGGAGAAACGGGAACGGCGCCGCCTCCTCCTCTCCCTCCTCGAGATCTACGGACCCGAGGCGCGCGCGGCCGCGCTCGAAGTCCTCCGCCAGCTTGCCGCCGTCGGCACCCCCGAGCAGGACTGGCACTTCAAGCGGAACCTCCTCTACCTCCTCCGCAAGACGCCGCGGCCGGCGGATCAGACGCCGGACGCCGAGATGGACGCCGTCATCCCGTTCGCCGACCCTTCGCTCCCGCCGCCCATCGTCAAGGAGGCGATCGCGGGCCTCGCGGCCATCAAGCACGAGCGTTCCGAGGCGGTGCTCGTCACCCTCGTGCAGGGCCTCGAGACGATGCTCGCGAAGAAGGGCGACGCCCCGTTCGACGAGGCCGAGCTCCAGCCGCTCCTCGACCGCGCGGTCGCGGCGCTCGCGCGATTCGGAAGCCCGACGGCGCGGCGCGTCGTCGTCGAGCACGGGCTGAAGAGGAAGAGCGGTCTCGGCGACGTCGGCGCCCGGCTGGCTGAGCTCGCGACCCAGGACCTCACGGACGACCCGGAGCTCGTGAGCCTCCTCCTCAAGAGCGCGCGGGCCGAGATGCCCTTCAAGGTCTTCGGCCTCACGCTGAAGAAGCGCGAGGACCGGCTGTCCCCGATCGTGGAGGCGCTGTCCGGCACCCCCGCGCCGGGCGTCCGGAAAGTGTTCGAGGAGATCGTCGAGAAGCACGCCGACACGCCCGCCGCCCGGGCCGCTTCGCGTGCTCTCGCCGCCTTCGACGCGCCGAAAGCGGCCGAGGAGGGGCAGGCGAGTCTCATGGGCGACCTCGCGATCTTCGAGCTGCCCGCGCTGCTTCAGAGCCTCGCGTCCACTGAGGTGACGGGCGCGCTGTCGCTGCGCGACGTCGGCGGCGGAGTGGTCGGCAAATTCCTGCTCGAGAGCGGGAAGATCCGGTCCGCCGAGGCATTCGGCCTCAAGGGCGACGACGCCTGCTTCCAGCTCTTCGAACGCCCCACCGGCGGCACGTTTTCGTTCGTGCGCCAGCCGGCGCTGCCGCCTCTCCGCGAGGGCGAGAGCCTGCGCGAGGTCGTGTCGATCCTTCTCGAGGGCATGCGGCGTTACGACGACTTCCAGCGCTTCTCGGCGCTCGTTCCCGACGACCTCGTGCTCGCGCCGACGGGGACGAAGCCGTCGACGGAGCCGGAAGAGGCGGACGGCGCGCTCCAGAAAGCGGTGTGGACGAAGGCGTCCGGCGGGGCGACCCCGAAAGCAATCGAGTCGGCGGTGGCCGCCGACTCGTACCGGATCCGGAGATTGCTGGTCAGGTGGGTGGAAGAGGGGAGCCTGAAGGCCGCCTAG